In the genome of Dermatobacter hominis, the window GCGACGCGACCGGTCTCGACGTGGGCGATGCCGACGCGACCGCGACCGGCGACCGGCTCGCCGGCGAGGCGCTGCTCGACCTGCTCAACGGGTTCATCGGCGAGCTCCGCAACGCCGGGCTGCCCGTCAGCCTGACCGAGAACCTGGACGCCATGGAGGCGGTCCGCCACATCCCCCTCGACGACCGCAACGCGTTCAAGTACGCCCTGGCCGCGACGCTGGTGAAGAACCACTCGCACTGGCGTGCGTTCGAGACGGTCTTCGAGGTGTACTTCTCGCTGCGGGGCACCGAGTACTCGATCGACGAGGACGCCGACGCCGGCCCCGAGCTCGACCTCGACGACGACCAGGTCGGCGAGCTGCCCGAGGGTGCCGGCAAGGGCGACGGCTCCGGCGGCCACGGCGACGGCATGACGCCCGAGGAGCTCGCCGAGGCGCTGTACCAGGCGCTGCTCAAGGGCGACCAGGCCATGATGCGGGCGATGGCCCGCCAGGCCGTCAAGCGCTACGCCGGCATGGAGCCCGGACGCCCGGTCGGCGGCACCTACTACCTCTACCGGACGATGCGGAACCTCGACCTCGAGGGCATGCTCGAGCGGCTGATGGAGCAGTCGCGCCAGGACGCCCCCGAGCCGCTGAGCTCGCTCGAGGAACGTCTCGAGCACGACGAGTTCGAGACCCGCATCGAGCAGCTCAAGCAGGAGATCGAGGCCGAGATCCGCCGGCGCCTGGTCGCCGACCGCGGCGTCGAGGCGATGGCCAAGACGCTCCGCAAGCCGCTGCCCGAGGACATCGACTTCATGCACGCCAGCCGCGAGGAGATGATCTCGCTGCGCAAGGCGCTGCAGCCGCTGACCCGGCGCCTGGCCGTGCGGCTGGCCCGCAAGCGCCGCCACGGCCGGAAGGGCGCGCTCGACTTCCGCAACACCGTGCGGCACTCGCTCAGCTACGGCGGCGTCCCGGCCGAGCCGAAGTTCAAGTACCCGCGGCCGGCCAAGCCCGAGATCTTCGTCGTGGCCGACATCTCCGGATCCGTCGCGGCGTTCGCCCGCTTCACGCTCCACCTGGTCCACGCCATCGCGAGCCAGTTCTCCCGAGTGCGCAGCTTCGTCTTCATCGACGGCATCGACGAGGTCACCCGCTTCTTCGAGGGTGAGGAGGACATCGTCGAGGCGATCCACCGCGTGAACACCGAGGCCGACGTCGTCTGGGTCGACGGCCACTCCGACTACGGGCACGCCTTCGAGGTGTTCTGGAACCGGTGGGGCCGCGAGATCGGGCCCAAGACGACCGTGATCATCCTCGGCGACGCCCGGAACAACTACCACGCGTCGCAGTCGTGGGTGATCAAGGAGATGCGCCAGAAGGCGCGCCACGTCTACTGGCTCAACCCCGAGCCGAAGGCGTACTGGGACACCGGCGACTCCATCGTGGGGGAGTACGGCGTCCACTGCGACGGCACGTTCGAGTGCCGGAACCTCCGCCAGCTGGAGCGCTTCGTCGACCACCTCGTCTGAGCGCGGGGCGGCTCGGCCGTCGTCGTCTGGCCGCGCGACGCGGCGGGTCGGTGATCGCGGC includes:
- a CDS encoding vWA domain-containing protein; the protein is MSDATGLDVGDADATATGDRLAGEALLDLLNGFIGELRNAGLPVSLTENLDAMEAVRHIPLDDRNAFKYALAATLVKNHSHWRAFETVFEVYFSLRGTEYSIDEDADAGPELDLDDDQVGELPEGAGKGDGSGGHGDGMTPEELAEALYQALLKGDQAMMRAMARQAVKRYAGMEPGRPVGGTYYLYRTMRNLDLEGMLERLMEQSRQDAPEPLSSLEERLEHDEFETRIEQLKQEIEAEIRRRLVADRGVEAMAKTLRKPLPEDIDFMHASREEMISLRKALQPLTRRLAVRLARKRRHGRKGALDFRNTVRHSLSYGGVPAEPKFKYPRPAKPEIFVVADISGSVAAFARFTLHLVHAIASQFSRVRSFVFIDGIDEVTRFFEGEEDIVEAIHRVNTEADVVWVDGHSDYGHAFEVFWNRWGREIGPKTTVIILGDARNNYHASQSWVIKEMRQKARHVYWLNPEPKAYWDTGDSIVGEYGVHCDGTFECRNLRQLERFVDHLV